Proteins encoded in a region of the Sugiyamaella lignohabitans strain CBS 10342 chromosome B, complete sequence genome:
- the GLO1 gene encoding lactoylglutathione lyase GLO1 (Monomeric glyoxalase I; catalyzes the detoxification of methylglyoxal (a by-product of glycolysis) via condensation with glutathione to produce S-D-lactoylglutathione; expression regulated by methylglyoxal levels and osmotic stress; GO_component: GO:0005737 - cytoplasm [Evidence IDA] [PMID 14562095]; GO_component: GO:0005634 - nucleus [Evidence IDA] [PMID 14562095]; GO_function: GO:0004462 - lactoylglutathione lyase activity [Evidence IEA,IEA]; GO_function: GO:0004462 - lactoylglutathione lyase activity [Evidence IGI] [PMID 8824231]; GO_function: GO:0016829 - lyase activity [Evidence IEA]; GO_function: GO:0046872 - metal ion binding [Evidence IEA,IEA]; GO_process: GO:0006749 - glutathione metabolic process [Evidence IGI] [PMID 8824231]; GO_process: GO:0019243 - methylglyoxal catabolic process to D-lactate [Evidence IDA] [PMID 8824231]) has product MALRRAQLIAKQLRTVTTSATNKMASVSTVPYALNHTMFRIKDPKVSLDFYKKHFGMDLVATLPVNELGFTNYFLAFNGAKALYKDKPWYEREGVLELCHNHGSENDSSFKANNGNVEPHRGFGHICFSVDRLEPLCESLEAAGVKFQKKLSDGRQKDIAFALDPDGYWIELVANKTIAEADKLPAGDLSRIRFYHTMIRVKDPVKSLKFYEETLGMVLLRTNEVPNAKFNLYFLGYNKDPNFVRNSGEGISDREGVLELTWNYGTESDPDFKYHTGNEQPQGFGHIGITVPDVDEAMAKLEAKGATIKKRRTDGKMKFIGFVADPDGYAVEILPRADFPEKIVE; this is encoded by the coding sequence ATGGCATTGAGAAGAGCCCAATTAATAGCAAAACAGTTGAGAACCGTGACCACGAGTGCAACGAATAAGATGGCTTCAGTTTCGACAGTTCCCTATGCGTTGAACCACACCATGTTCCGTATAAAGGACCCCAAGGTTTCGCTTGATTTCTACAAGAAACATTTTGGTATGGATCTGGTGGCCACTTTGCCAGTCAATGAACTGGGGTTCACCAATTACTTTTTGGCTTTCAATGGAGCCAAGGCTCTTTATAAAGACAAGCCCTGGTACGAGCGCGAGGGTGTGCTTGAGTTGTGTCATAACCACGGGTCTGAAAACgattcttctttcaaagcCAATAATGGCAATGTTGAACCTCATCGTGGATTCGGTCATATCTGTTTCTCTGTAGACAGACTCGAACCATTGTGTGAGAGTCTggaagctgctggtgtcaagTTCCAGAAGAAATTGTCAGACGGTCGTCAAAAGGATATTGCTTTTGCTCTTGATCCCGATGGATACTGGATTGAACTTGTTGCTAACAAGACAATTGCCGAGGCTGATAAACTGCCAGCTGGCGATTTGTCCCGTATCCGTTTCTACCACACTATGATCAGAGTCAAGGACCCAGTTAAGTCGCTCAAGTTTTACGAAGAAACTCTTGGTATGGTTCTTTTGCGTACTAACGAGGTTCCTAATGCCAAATTTAATTTGTATTTCCTTGGATATAACAAGGACCCTAATTTTGTACGCAATTCCGGAGAAGGTATCTCGGACCGCGAGGGTGTACTCGAATTGACCTGGAACTACGGTACCGAGTCCGACCCCGACTTCAAGTACCACACCGGTAATGAGCAGCCCCAGGGATTTGGACACATTGGAATCACCGTTCCCGATGTCGACGAGGCCATGGCTAAACTCGAAGCCAAGGGTGCCACCATCAAGAAACGCCGAACCGACGGCAAAATGAAATTCATTGGCTTTGTCGCCGACCCTGACGGATACGCCGTCGAGATCCTCCCTCGCGCCGATTTCCCTGAAAAGATCGTCGAGTAA
- the MCA1 gene encoding Ca(2+)-dependent cysteine protease MCA1 (Ca2+-dependent cysteine protease; may cleave specific substrates during the stress response; regulates apoptosis upon H2O2 treatment; required for clearance of insoluble protein aggregates during normal growth; implicated in cell cycle dynamics and lifespan extension; undergoes autocatalytic processing; similar to mammalian metacaspases, but exists as a monomer due to an extra pair of anti-parallel beta-strands that block potential dimerization; GO_component: GO:0005737 - cytoplasm [Evidence IEA,IEA]; GO_component: GO:0005829 - cytosol [Evidence IDA] [PMID 24855027]; GO_component: GO:0005634 - nucleus [Evidence IEA,IEA]; GO_component: GO:0005634 - nucleus [Evidence IDA] [PMID 12062425]; GO_function: GO:0004198 - calcium-dependent cysteine-type endopeptidase activity [Evidence IDA,IMP] [PMID 22761449]; GO_function: GO:0004197 - cysteine-type endopeptidase activity [Evidence IEA]; GO_function: GO:0008234 - cysteine-type peptidase activity [Evidence IEA]; GO_function: GO:0016787 - hydrolase activity [Evidence IEA]; GO_function: GO:0008233 - peptidase activity [Evidence IEA]; GO_process: GO:0006915 - apoptotic process [Evidence IEA]; GO_process: GO:0006915 - apoptotic process [Evidence IDA] [PMID 11983181]; GO_process: GO:0006915 - apoptotic process [Evidence IMP] [PMID 16170310]; GO_process: GO:0006915 - apoptotic process [Evidence IMP] [PMID 16301538]; GO_process: GO:0006515 - misfolded or incompletely synthesized protein catabolic process [Evidence IMP] [PMID 20624963]; GO_process: GO:0006508 - proteolysis [Evidence IEA,IEA]) — protein sequence MSYPGQQHNSYGHHGSSGGGGGGYGPPSGPPPQQGGYGGGYDSSGYGSSGDYGPPSGPPPTGPRPDFGGSHSNGGSQYSSYGPPSGPPPGSHPGEYGHSVPTNQMHSYGPNDQLQYQLSDCSGKRKALCIGINYIGSKNALRGCINDAHAISAYLQDRHGYKKDDMVILTDDSRDPRSIPTKENILRAMQWLVSGAQTNDTLFLHYSGHGGQTRDLDGDEDDGFDETIYPVDFEQAGNIVDDQIHDIVVRPLMPGVRLTALFDSCHSGSILDLPYLYSTKGLLKEPNLAKDAGMGLMGAVTSYSRGDLMGVFNSLNSVYKKATTGGRANEITRRTKFSPADVIQLSGCKDDQTSADAVEGGTNTGAMSYSFIEVMSQNPNQSYISLLNNMRQVMARKYTQRPQLSCSHPLDMNLHFMI from the coding sequence ATGTCGTATCCCGGACAGCAGCATAACAGCTACGGTCACCATGGAtccagtggtggtggcggtGGCGGCTACGGACCACCTTCGGGCCCTCCTCCTCAACAGGGCGGTTATGGAGGTGGTTATGATAGCAGTGGATATGGTAGCAGCGGCGATTATGGCCCGCCATCGGGCCCTCCTCCTACAGGACCGCGTCCTGATTTTGGTGGAAGTCATAGCAATGGTGGTAGCCAGTATTCGAGTTATGGACCTCCTTCAGGGCCACCTCCAGGATCGCATCCTGGCGAATATGGCCACAGTGTTCCTACGAACCAGATGCACAGCTACGGTCCAAACGACCAGCTCCAGTACCAATTGTCCGACTGTTCAGGCAAGCGCAAGGCTTTGTGTATTGGTATCAACTATATTGGCAGTAAGAACGCTTTAAGAGGCTGTATCAACGATGCTCATGCCATTTCTGCTTATTTACAAGACCGTCATGGATATAAGAAAGACGATATGGTCATTTTGACCGACGACTCGCGTGACCCACGATCTATTCCTACTAAAGAGAATATCCTTCGTGCTATGCAATGGCTGGTTTCTGGAGCTCAAACTAATGATACTTTGTTTTTACATTATTCAGGCCATGGTGGTCAAACTCGTGATTTGgatggtgatgaagacgacggATTTGATGAGACTATTTATCCTGTGGACTTTGAACAGGCTGGTAATATTGTCGATGATCAGATCCACGATATAGTGGTTCGTCCATTGATGCCAGGAGTGAGACTGACTGCCCTTTTCGACTCTTGTCATTCAGGATCTATTCTGGATCTGCCCTATTTATACTCGACCAAGGGACTATTGAAGGAGCCCAATTTGGCTAAAGACGCTGGTATGGGACTTATGGGCGCTGTGACCTCGTACTCACGAGGCGATCTGATGGGAGTGTTCAATAGTTTGAACTCCGTGTACAAGAAAGCCACCACAGGCGGGCGAGCCAACGAAATCACCCGTCGAACCAAGTTCTCGCCAGCAGACGTGATCCAACTATCTGGCTGTAAGGACGACCAAACGTCTGCCGACGCCGTTGAAGGCGGCACTAACACCGGAGCCATGTCGTACTCGTTCATCGAGGTCATGAGTCAGAACCCCAATCAGTCCTACATCTCACTACTCAACAACATGCGCCAGGTCATGGCCCGCAAGTACACTCAACGGCCCCAGCTCAGTTGCAGCCATCCCCTCGACATGAACCTCCACTTCATGATCTAG
- the TIF4631 gene encoding Tif4631p (Translation initiation factor eIF4G; subunit of the mRNA cap-binding protein complex (eIF4F) that also contains eIF4E (Cdc33p); interacts with Pab1p and with eIF4A (Tif1p); also has a role in biogenesis of the large ribosomal subunit; TIF4631 has a paralog, TIF4632, that arose from the whole genome duplication; GO_component: GO:0005737 - cytoplasm [Evidence IEA,IEA]; GO_component: GO:0005737 - cytoplasm [Evidence IDA] [PMID 21925384]; GO_component: GO:0000932 - cytoplasmic mRNA processing body [Evidence IDA] [PMID 23222640]; GO_component: GO:0010494 - cytoplasmic stress granule [Evidence IDA] [PMID 17908917]; GO_component: GO:0010494 - cytoplasmic stress granule [Evidence IDA] [PMID 18981231]; GO_component: GO:0016281 - eukaryotic translation initiation factor 4F complex [Evidence IGI,IMP,ISS] [PMID 8336723]; GO_component: GO:0005739 - mitochondrion [Evidence IDA] [PMID 14576278]; GO_component: GO:0005739 - mitochondrion [Evidence IDA] [PMID 16823961]; GO_function: GO:0003723 - RNA binding [Evidence IEA,IEA]; GO_function: GO:0003723 - RNA binding [Evidence IDA] [PMID 12810920]; GO_function: GO:0003729 - mRNA binding [Evidence IDA] [PMID 23222640]; GO_function: GO:0003743 - translation initiation factor activity [Evidence IEA]; GO_function: GO:0003743 - translation initiation factor activity [Evidence TAS] [PMID 9841679]; GO_process: GO:0006417 - regulation of translation [Evidence IEA]; GO_process: GO:0042273 - ribosomal large subunit biogenesis [Evidence IMP] [PMID 19806183]; GO_process: GO:0034063 - stress granule assembly [Evidence IMP] [PMID 18981231]; GO_process: GO:0006412 - translation [Evidence IEA]; GO_process: GO:0006413 - translational initiation [Evidence IEA]; GO_process: GO:0006413 - translational initiation [Evidence IMP] [PMID 12810920]), with protein MSSGYRGGRGQSGSGAPAGGEGASPVAGQGQQPLPQQQQQQQQQQQQQQQQQQHTHHGHHQHQQQHHYQQYVASPQAVAAAAAGHSFSPYDMYQPAAYGFYTGPLQGSQVAYYAATGSPGHLPAVLDTSRGAGGVPIPGSPGLVHGSPIPTRTQPVKGASIKLIDPYTHEPIDLSAHKPVTVSSPSPAAHSSLSSGSASPRPVSASPKPAASSIGIAGSPTTARSTSPVKIQNQLKEQIRQKLLEEKMKKEAAEAEKKAELDRVEKEKREAEELAKREADEKARKEAEAKEAAEKEAAEKVAAEKAAAEKAASEKAAAEKAIADKKKADEDASAAATAASATTATDSSSGATAAAATGETTESVAAGRAATGADSLNGRVSNRIPGQLPSGPAAGVPPTAGAGPGPAGAPAAAAAPAPTFTANPAATAQLAKATRPSSEEVSSFTYPNGITPPSTRSVNAFIYDIDFLLQFQSVVNFPPRDNWEAIKNIMNLENVGGGAGGKSFSKGSFARSGSMRNMSVGGHSQQAMGSFGSGGNFRNMGDRNVSGSFGGNMGGGHKGLSRMSSSTNLGASMGSKSGRQGSSKRRGGGDRQGSNRGGDHGGAHGSHNGPNDGSAPAAPAAPAEKLVRSANAWVPKVRTAKPADENALLSPEEVQRKVNSLLNKMTLENFDRISQQIMEITDQSKKEKDGRTLRQVIELTFAKAVDEPHWSKMYAQFCRQMTSKVDKDIEDENVKDAKNNPVKGGALFRKYLLTRCQEEFERGWTDKLPTNPDGSAIDPEVMSDEYYVMVTAKRRGLGLIRFIGELYMLELLSEKIIHACITKLCSQDDPSEDVIESLCQLMTTVGGTLEATTTLKTHFEYYFERMDFFRKKEGLPSRLKFMIMDVLDLRKAKWQNKRLDKGPKTLSEIHDEAARKQQAEEAARQVRNNRSGRGLGGSYRGDARGDARSDSLRSSNMMAGDLSKIGMIRSQSGHQTLGPSSMLNRDVGGSGSSRKSTSSAGLSLSKEGSRTPSQNTRANIFEHLNSDEESGKDDKKSDEEDTKDTSASAAAASVSSESVTKSAESSPEKPVAASATSSEPSETEPTAETAAVATSEAAETQD; from the coding sequence ATGTCGTCTGGTTATCGAGGCGGAAGAGGCCAGTCGGGTTCTGGTGCCCCTGCCGGTGGTGAGGGCGCGAGTCCTGTAGCTGGTCAGGGTCAGCAACCCCTtccacaacagcaacaacagcaacaacagcaacaacagcaacaacaacaacaacaacaacatacACACCATGgacatcaccaacatcagcagcagcaccattATCAACAGTACGTGGCATCTCCTCAggcagttgctgctgctgctgctggccaCAGTTTTTCTCCGTACGATATGTATCAGCCCGCGGCATACGGTTTCTACACTGGTCCGCTACAGGGAAGTCAGGTCGCTTACTATGCTGCTACAGGGTCCCCTGGTCATTTGCCAGCTGTTTTAGACACTTCTCGTGGAGCTGGCGGTGTGCCAATTCCTGGCAGTCCTGGTCTTGTTCATGGATCTCCTATTCCTACCAGAACTCAGCCGGTTAAAGGTGCTTCTATCAAGTTGATAGATCCTTATACTCATGAACCTATTGATTTGAGTGCTCATAAACCTGTTACGGTGTCGAGTCCTTCTCCCGCTGCTCATAGCAGTTTATCCAGTGGAAGTGCCTCGCCAAGACCTGTTAGTGCATCTCCTAAACCAGCTGCTTCGTCGATTGGAATCGCTGGTTCTCCAACTACTGCCAGATCGACAAGTCCTGTCAAGATTCAGAACCAGCTCAAAGAACAGATTCGTCAGAAACTGttagaagaaaaaatgaagaaagaagctgCCGAGGCTGAAAAGAAAGCCGAGCTTGATCGTGTAGAGAAGGAAAAACGCGAGGCAGAGGAACTGGCTAAACGTGAAGCCGACGAAAAAGCTCGTAAAGAAGCAGAGGCtaaagaagctgctgaaaaggaggctgctgaaaaggtcgctgctgaaaaagctgctgctgaaaaggctgcttctgaaaaggctgctgctgaaaaggctattgctgataagaaaaaggccgatgaagatgcttctgctgctgccactgctgcttctgctactACAGCTActgattcttcttctggtgctactgctgctgctgctactggtgagACCACAGAAtcagtggctgctggtcgtgctgctactggtgccGATTCATTGAATGGTCGTGTTTCGAATCGCATTCCTGGTCAGCTTCCTAGTggaccagctgctggagttCCTCCAACTGCTGGAGCCGGACCTGGTCCTGCTGGcgctcctgctgctgctgctgctcctgctcctacttTTACAGCCAACCCCGCGGCTACTGCTCAACTTGCTAAAGCTACTCGTCCTAGTAGCGAGGAAGTCAGCAGCTTCACATATCCTAATGGCATTACCCCTCCTAGTACCCGTTCCGTTAATGCATTCATATACGACATTGACTTCTTGCTACAGTTCCAATCGGTAGTCAACTTCCCTCCTCGTGATAACTGGGAGGCTATTAAGAACATTATGAACCTTGAAAATGTtggcggtggtgctggtggtaagTCGTTTTCCAAGGGCTCGTTTGCTAGAAGTGGTTCTATGCGTAATATGAGCGTTGGAGGCCACAGCCAGCAAGCTATGGGCTCATTTGGCTCGGGTGGTAATTTCCGTAACATGGGTGATAGAAATGTTTCTGGATCTTTTGGTGGTAACATGGGAGGTGGTCACAAGGGACTCAGTAGAATGTCTTCTTCGACCAATCTCGGCGCTTCAATGGGTTCTAAGAGTGGTAGACAAGGTTCATCCAAGAgaagaggtggtggtgacaGACAAGGATCGAACCGTGGTGGAGACCATGGCGGTGCTCATGGCAGTCATAACGGTCCTAATGATGGATCTgccccagcagcaccagctgctcctgctgagAAGCTTGTCAGATCAGCCAATGCTTGGGTACCAAAAGTACGAACTGCTAAGCCAGCTGACGAAAATGCATTATTATCGCCCGAAGAGGTGCAAAGAAAGGTCAACTCTCTTCTTAATAAGATGACTCTTGAGAACTTTGACCGTATCTCTCAGCAAATCATGGAAATTACTGATCAATccaagaaggagaaggacGGTCGTACTTTAAGACAGGTAATTGAATTGACATTTGCCAAGGCTGTAGATGAACCTCACTGGTCGAAAATGTATGCACAATTCTGTCGTCAAATGACATCTAAGGTTGACAAGGACATTGAAGACGAGAATGTCAAGGATGCTAAGAACAATCCAGTTAAGGGAGGAGCTCTTTTCAGAAAGTATTTGCTTACCAGATGTCAAGAAGAGTTTGAACGTGGTTGGACTGACAAGTTGCCAACCAACCCTGACGGTTCAGCTATTGACCCCGAGGTCATGTCCGATGAGTATTATGTCATGGTGACTGCCAAGAGAAGAGGTCTTGGTTTGATTCGTTTCATTGGTGAATTGTACATGTTGGAGCTGTTGTCGGAGAAGATCATTCATGCTTGTATCACCAAACTGTGTAGTCAAGACGACCCTAGTGAGGATGTTATTGAATCACTTTGTCAATTGATGACCACTGTGGGAGGTACTTTAGAAGCCACTACTACTCTTAAGACGCATTTCGAGTACTACTTTGAACGAATGGACTTTTTCCGCAAGAAGGAGGGTTTGCCCAGTCGTCTGAAGTTCATGATTATGGACGTTCTCGATCTGAGAAAGGCGAAATGGCAGAACAAGCGACTTGACAAGGGTCCCAAGACCCTTTCCGAGATCCACGATGAGGCTGCTCGTAAGCAacaagctgaagaagctgctagACAAGTTCGTAACAACCGTTCTGGTCGTGGTTTAGGAGGTTCATACAGAGGAGATGCTCGTGGCGATGCTCGATCCGACTCGTTGAGATCCAGTAATATGATGGCCGGAGATCTGAGTAAAATCGGCATGATCCGAAGCCAGAGCGGTCACCAGACCCTTGGCCCTTCGTCTATGTTAAACAGAGATGTCGGTGGTAGTGGAAGTAGCCGAAAATCTACCTCGTCAGCTGGTCTTTCGTTGTCTAAAGAAGGATCTAGAACCCCCAGTCAGAACACCCGGGCCAATATCTTTGAGCACCTGAATTCTGACGAGGAGTCTGGCAAGGATGATAAGAAGAGTGACGAAGAGGACACTAAAGACACTtcagcttctgctgctgctgcatctgTTTCCAGCGAGTCAGTTACGAAATCTGCTGAAAGTTCGCCAGAAAAGCCCGTTGCTGCCAGTGCCACTAGCAGTGAGCCATCTGAGACCGAGCCAACCGCagaaactgctgctgttgcaacgtctgaagctgctgaaaccCAAGACTAA